ccagccaggtgtcccttgagGGAAACACTTTAGGAAGCACTGCTGTAAGGGGTTGGGATTCATAAGAGAATTGGCCCTTATCCTTTACCACTTTTATAGACGTTGATTCTTCTCTACCCAGACCAGAAACCCCTCGTCCCTCTGTCTCCCATTTCCCTTTGCCACCCCCAGAGGTTGAACCCAAGAGTGGGAAGATCAGTAGGGAACCCGTGCCTGGGGCTGGCCCACAGGCCAAGGAGTCAGCAACTGTCTCATCCTCTGCACGCATGAGCCCCACGAGAAGACGTGCCCTGGATCATTACCTCACCCTTCGAAGGTGAGgtgaagttttctcttttctctctgactctccttttTTCAATCCTTCtcaattgttgttgttgtttttttccttattccCTACTAACTTCTTAAATCTCTTTTCCTGACCTATTCTCTTTGTTATTTCCAGCTCTGGATGGATCCCAGATGGACAAGGTCGATGGGTAAAAGATGAGAATGTTGAGTTTGACTCTGATGAAGAGGAACCCCCTGATCTCCCTTTGGACTGACACATTCCATTCCCCCACTCAGTTCAGAAGTAAATTTCAGTGGGCTCTGGAAGCCGAATTTTCCTCGAGTCTCCTTCCTTGTTCCATTTCAAGATTTCAAACCTGCATTCTCAGCCTGGCCAATTCTTCCCTGCAATGTACATGACTCCCCATACTtctaacccctcccccaccttctacCAATGTCATGCCAAGCGTCAGCTGCACGTAGCCCAATGCCCTATTAATAAGTCTGTCAGAAGGAGGTCTGTGCCCTTCATGTTGTCTGCCTTCTTCCCCACCGCCACTCAAAGTCCTTTCCTCCTTCAAATCACACGAGGGTTGTGGGTAGACGCCGGGGGACCTGGCCACGTCTGGAAAGAGGGTTGGGGTAGGTACTCTGTGAGAGCAGAAAGGACTAAATGAAAAGACAGGGGTGTGGGGAACACCAAGGGAGGGagctcccccacctcctcctagTAACTTGAACCTCTCTGTCTGCTGATCCCCAGAGTATAAATAATCCCCTGATGAACTGGCAGTAACCCTTGGGTGTTAGTGCCAAGATTCCCACCCCAGAGCccaaggaaggaggcaggcagagtGGACAGAAGGGCCTTTATTTACAGGAAGGGGGAGAGATGAGGATTTAAGCATTCAGGGCTTCCAGCTCTGGTTGGTAAAGGGAAAGGAAGTGttatctctttttttgctggCGACCTGTAACAGGAAACAGTAAACACAagtctttcttccatctcttacTTCCTGCAGAGGTGCTCTTCGTTCCAGGTCCTTGAGGCCAGACTCATAAAGAGGTAGTGTCTTTGGCCAGCAAGCACGCCCACCCCACATTAACAAAACCAAATAAGACATGACATGGCAAGTAAAAGTACCATGCTCCCAAACGGGTATGTCTAgctcctttcctgcctttctACGGGTATAcgtttgggggcagggagactCTTCTATACTTTTTAGTCACTTAGGGGATTTAAACTTCACGTGTGAATATTGCTTCGGCTGTACCCCAGGCTATTAGTCCCTAAGTCAGGCTTCAGAAGGATCTACTTGCCCCCATACAGCATGTCTGCATTTACTCACGTAGTTCATTGTTCCGGGTCATGGCCTGGGCTGCCCGAGCACGTGGCCCCTGCTGTGTGAAGTGGTAGCCAAAGCGGACAATGGAGGGACACTGCTCGAGCACGGTGGCCATCTCCATCTCCACTGCATCGCCAGGCCACTGGCGCTGGGGGACGGAGAGGTGAACCCTGTCAGCCCCCTTCTCTGTGTTGTTCACCGTGCCATACCACCAACCCTTTGGGAGGTTGAAAAAGCTTGTTTCATCAGAAGGGGTGATAAGAGGTGCTGACCTTGGCTCCCCTCAGAGAGACAACGAAGAGGTTTCAGACAAGATTAGGTGAGATCCTGACCCAGTGGCAGCCTCAGGGAGGAGACTCGGGGAATATTAATTGAATGATCAGGGGACCAGGGGAGGGAAAGCTCACCTGGTTGTCTACACGGAGCTCAGTGAGTGTGGCATTTTCCCGAACTGCCTTCAGCACAGCCATGAGCCCTGTGCTGCTAATGAAGTTGGATTCAATGTTCAGGCTCTGGAGGCTACGATTCTCACGCAACATGTCAGCCACCGCCTGGGTAGTAGGGACTTGGGTTAGGATTAGGGGACAGTTTCACAGATGACtgaggagagaaagaacaggagcaAGAGGGAAACACAGCTCTTTGAGAAGAGTCCTTGAGGAGCTGTAGGTGGGGTGAGAGGGAGATGGAAGGGAGCACAGGTCGTAGGGGAAGCAGGGAGGTTAAGTGTGTGGTGGAGTTGGCGGGGTGGTAGAGCAGGCTGTGGCTCTCTGAGAAGGTGATCTGAGGATTTCCGAGCTAAGGGCCATGGGACTGAGGGTAGGAGTCTTCATCAGGCCATCCTAAGATTATGTGATGGGAATAGCATCCCCAGCACAACCCCAACCCCTTATGACAGCCCTGACAGGGGTGCATGTCAAGGGGTGCATGtatggggagggggctgggattTCAAGTTGCCTTACATTGGCGATGGGGTCACCACTCCTTGTGGCCACCAGACTGAGGCTCCGGACATAGGTATTTGTCTTCATGGCCTCACACAACTCAGTTAGCATGGGTATCGGGATGTCCTGTCAGAGGAGAAGAGATGGTAGGCTAAGGGACCCACATATCTGGGACTCACATAGTTAATCCCATTTATTATTTGGAACATAGGGGTCAGATACCTGTATGTTATTGAGGTtcacctcctccagctccttgTCATTGTTTCGAACGCTCTTTAGTATCTCCTCGATGTTTGTGGGATTTGGGGGCTCATCCGGCACCGGCTTGTACTTGTCAGGCTGCACCACACCTGGCGGGCAAGGGCCAGAAGGAAACCACGACATGTCCCCCACAACCTCCTCCCCATTGGTTCTCCCATTACTTCTGTACCATGTCCTCTCCATGATCCCCGTTTCACCCTTTGCTACCTTTAATCAGACCTTGGGACTGCCTTCCCAAAGCCCTGGATGCCATGCTTCCAAACACTCACTGCTAATGCCTTCGGTGTTGCAGATTTCTCCACTGCAGATGGCGTCATAGTATTGCTTGTTGCTCATCAGTGTGTACATGCCCAGAATTGCTGGAGAGAGTACGTAGAGGGGGAACAGGGAATGAGAAGAAGGAGTTTGTTCCAAATCCCCT
This Lynx canadensis isolate LIC74 chromosome C1, mLynCan4.pri.v2, whole genome shotgun sequence DNA region includes the following protein-coding sequences:
- the TMOD4 gene encoding tropomodulin-4, translated to MSSYQKELEKYRDIDEDEILKTLSPEELEQLDCELQEMDPENMLLPAGLRQRDQTKKSPTGPLDRDALLQYLEQQALEVKERDDLVPFTGEKKGKPYIQPKREIPAQEQITLEPELEEALAHATDAEMCDIAAILGMYTLMSNKQYYDAICSGEICNTEGISSVVQPDKYKPVPDEPPNPTNIEEILKSVRNNDKELEEVNLNNIQDIPIPMLTELCEAMKTNTYVRSLSLVATRSGDPIANAVADMLRENRSLQSLNIESNFISSTGLMAVLKAVRENATLTELRVDNQRQWPGDAVEMEMATVLEQCPSIVRFGYHFTQQGPRARAAQAMTRNNELRRQQKKR